A DNA window from Citrobacter tructae contains the following coding sequences:
- the fadD gene encoding long-chain-fatty-acid--CoA ligase FadD, giving the protein MKKVWLNRYPAGVPAEINPDRYQSLVELFEHSVRRYADQPAFVNMGEVMTFRKLEERSRAFAAYLQQGLGLKKGDRVALMMPNLLQYPVALFGILRAGMIVVNVNPLYTPRELEHQLNDSGATAIVIVSNFAHTLEKVVDKTSVQHVILTRMGDQLSTAKGTLVNFVVKYIKRLVPKYHLPDAISFRSALQNGYRMQYVKPEVVSEDLAFLQYTGGTTGVAKGAMLTHRNMLANLEQVHATYGPLLHPGKELVITALPLYHIFALTMNCLLFIELGGQNVLITNPRDIPGLVKELAKYPFTAMTGVNTLFNALLNNKEFQQLDFSSLHLSAGGGMPVQQAVAERWVKLTGQYLLEGYGLTECSPLVSVNPHDIDYHSGSIGLPVPSTEVKLVDDDDNEVPPGEPGELCVKGPQVMLGYWQRPDATDEIVKDGWLHTGDIAVMDDEGFLRIVDRKKDMILVSGFNVYPNEIEDVVMQHPGVQEVAAVGVPSGSSGEAVKIFVVKKDASLTDEALITFCRRQLTGYKVPKLVEFRDELPKSNVGKILRRELRDEARGKVDNKG; this is encoded by the coding sequence TTGAAAAAGGTTTGGCTTAACCGTTATCCCGCAGGTGTTCCCGCGGAGATCAATCCTGACCGTTATCAATCCCTGGTGGAACTCTTTGAACATTCAGTAAGGCGTTATGCTGATCAGCCTGCGTTCGTGAATATGGGGGAGGTGATGACCTTCCGCAAACTTGAAGAGCGCAGCCGGGCATTTGCGGCGTATTTACAACAGGGGTTAGGGCTGAAAAAGGGCGATCGTGTTGCGCTGATGATGCCGAACCTGCTGCAGTATCCTGTGGCGCTGTTTGGTATTCTGCGTGCCGGCATGATCGTGGTAAACGTGAACCCTTTGTACACACCGCGTGAGCTGGAGCATCAGCTCAATGACAGCGGCGCGACAGCGATTGTGATTGTCTCCAACTTTGCCCACACGCTGGAGAAAGTCGTCGATAAAACGTCGGTTCAGCATGTGATCCTGACGCGAATGGGCGATCAGCTTTCTACCGCCAAAGGGACGCTGGTTAACTTTGTGGTGAAGTACATCAAGCGTCTGGTGCCGAAATATCATCTGCCTGATGCCATCTCGTTTCGCAGCGCGTTGCAAAACGGCTATCGCATGCAGTATGTGAAGCCTGAAGTGGTGTCCGAGGATTTAGCCTTCCTGCAATATACCGGTGGCACTACCGGCGTGGCGAAAGGCGCAATGCTCACGCACCGCAATATGCTGGCTAATCTCGAACAGGTTCATGCCACCTACGGTCCGTTGCTGCATCCGGGTAAAGAGCTGGTCATAACCGCGCTACCGCTGTATCACATTTTCGCGTTGACGATGAACTGCCTGCTGTTTATTGAACTGGGTGGTCAAAACGTACTGATCACGAACCCACGTGATATTCCGGGCCTGGTGAAAGAACTGGCGAAATACCCGTTTACTGCCATGACCGGTGTCAACACGCTATTTAACGCCTTGTTGAACAACAAAGAGTTCCAGCAACTGGACTTCTCGTCGCTGCATCTCTCTGCGGGGGGCGGTATGCCCGTTCAGCAGGCGGTTGCAGAACGTTGGGTGAAGCTGACCGGCCAATATTTGCTGGAAGGTTATGGCCTGACTGAGTGTTCGCCGTTGGTGAGCGTCAACCCGCACGATATTGACTATCACAGCGGCAGTATTGGCCTGCCGGTTCCCTCCACCGAGGTTAAACTGGTGGATGATGACGATAACGAAGTCCCGCCGGGCGAGCCGGGTGAATTGTGCGTGAAAGGCCCGCAGGTGATGCTGGGTTACTGGCAGCGCCCTGATGCGACCGATGAAATTGTCAAAGACGGCTGGTTGCACACCGGTGATATCGCGGTGATGGACGATGAAGGCTTCTTGCGCATCGTCGATCGCAAAAAAGATATGATCCTGGTCTCCGGTTTTAACGTTTATCCGAACGAAATTGAAGACGTGGTGATGCAACATCCTGGTGTGCAGGAAGTTGCCGCGGTGGGCGTGCCCTCGGGTAGCAGCGGTGAAGCTGTGAAGATTTTTGTCGTGAAGAAAGACGCGTCACTCACCGATGAAGCGCTGATTACGTTCTGTCGCCGTCAGTTGACCGGCTACAAGGTTCCGAAGCTGGTGGAATTCCGTGATGAGTTGCCAAAATCTAACGTTGGCAAAATTTTGCGACGAGAATTGCGTGACGAAGCCCGTGGCAAAGTGGACAATAAAGGCTGA
- the tsaB gene encoding tRNA (adenosine(37)-N6)-threonylcarbamoyltransferase complex dimerization subunit type 1 TsaB, translating to MRILAIDTATEACSVALWNDGNINALFELCPREHTQRILPMVQDILSAGDVVLTDIDALAFGRGPGSFTGVRIGIGIAQGLALGANLPMIGVSTLATMAQGAWRKNGATRVLAAIDARMGEVYWAEYQRDENGIWHGEETEAVLTPEQVHERLLQLSGDWMTVGTGWPAWPELGKDSGLALRDGDVLLPAAEDMLPVATQMLAAGKTVAVEHAEPVYLRNTVAWKKLPGKE from the coding sequence ATGCGAATTCTGGCTATCGATACCGCCACAGAGGCGTGCTCTGTCGCCCTGTGGAATGACGGTAATATCAATGCTCTTTTTGAGCTTTGCCCACGAGAACATACCCAACGGATCCTGCCGATGGTTCAGGATATCCTGAGCGCTGGCGATGTCGTATTAACGGATATCGACGCCCTGGCGTTCGGGCGCGGTCCCGGCAGTTTCACTGGCGTGCGTATTGGTATTGGCATTGCTCAGGGGTTAGCGTTAGGCGCAAACTTACCGATGATCGGCGTGTCCACGTTGGCAACCATGGCGCAGGGTGCCTGGCGCAAAAACGGCGCAACGCGCGTGTTGGCCGCAATTGATGCGCGCATGGGCGAAGTCTATTGGGCTGAATATCAGCGCGATGAAAACGGCATCTGGCACGGCGAAGAGACCGAAGCGGTGTTAACTCCGGAACAGGTTCATGAACGACTTCTGCAGCTTTCCGGCGACTGGATGACGGTTGGCACGGGCTGGCCTGCATGGCCTGAACTGGGTAAAGACAGTGGTCTGGCGCTCCGTGATGGCGATGTTCTGCTTCCGGCGGCTGAAGATATGCTGCCTGTCGCTACGCAAATGTTGGCAGCCGGTAAGACCGTGGCAGTTGAACATGCTGAGCCGGTTTATTTACGTAACACCGTAGCGTGGAAGAAACTTCCCGGTAAAGAATGA
- a CDS encoding ATP-dependent DNA helicase, whose product MTDDFAADGQLAKAIPGFKPREPQRQMAVAVAHAIEKSQPLVVEAGTGTGKTYAYLAPALRAGKKVIISTGSKALQDQLYSRDLPTVAKALEFTGKLALLKGRSNYLCLERLEQQALAGGDLPVQTLSDVILLRSWSNQTVDGDISTCISVAEDSHAWPLVTSTNDNCLGSDCPLYKDCFVVKARKKAMDADVVVVNHHLFLADMVVKESGFGELIPEADVMIFDEAHQLPDIASQYFGQSLSSRQLLDLAKDITIAYRTELKDTQQLQKCADRLAQSAQDFRLQLGEPGYRGNLRELLADQRIQRAFLLLDDTLELCYDVAKLSLGRSALLDAAFERATLYRARLKRLKEINQPGFSYWYECTSRHFTLALTPLSVADKFKEVMDQKPGCWIFTSATLSVNDDLHHFTARLGIEQAESMLLPSPFDYTRQALLCVPRNLPQTNQPGAARQLANMLRPIIEANNGRCFMLCTSHAMMRDLAEQFRATMTLPVLLQGETSKGQLLQQFVSAGNALLVATSSFWEGVDVRGDTLSLVIIDKLPFTSPDDPLLKARMEDCRLRGGDPFDEVQLPDAVITLKQGVGRLIRDADDRGVLVICDNRLVMRPYGATFLASLPPAPRTRDIARAVRFLAIPTTE is encoded by the coding sequence GTGACGGACGATTTTGCAGCAGACGGTCAGTTGGCGAAAGCGATACCAGGTTTTAAACCGCGTGAACCACAGCGACAGATGGCCGTCGCCGTCGCGCATGCCATTGAAAAATCACAGCCGCTTGTCGTAGAAGCCGGGACCGGTACAGGGAAAACCTACGCTTACCTTGCGCCCGCGCTGCGCGCCGGCAAGAAAGTGATTATCTCTACGGGATCGAAAGCGCTGCAGGATCAACTCTACAGTCGCGATCTCCCCACTGTGGCAAAAGCGCTGGAATTCACCGGTAAACTGGCGCTGCTGAAAGGGCGCTCCAACTACCTGTGTCTGGAACGCCTTGAACAACAGGCGCTGGCGGGCGGTGACCTGCCAGTGCAAACCTTAAGCGACGTGATCTTGCTGCGTTCGTGGTCGAATCAAACCGTTGATGGCGACATCAGCACCTGCATTAGCGTGGCAGAAGACTCACACGCCTGGCCGCTGGTGACCAGTACCAACGACAACTGTCTGGGCAGCGACTGCCCGCTGTATAAAGACTGTTTTGTCGTTAAAGCGCGTAAAAAAGCCATGGACGCTGATGTGGTCGTGGTCAACCATCACCTGTTTCTCGCTGATATGGTAGTGAAAGAGAGTGGGTTTGGGGAGCTGATCCCGGAAGCTGACGTGATGATCTTCGATGAAGCCCATCAGCTACCGGATATCGCCAGCCAGTATTTTGGTCAGTCACTCTCCAGCCGACAACTGCTCGATCTGGCCAAAGACATTACCATTGCGTACCGCACCGAGTTGAAAGACACCCAGCAGCTGCAAAAATGCGCCGACCGCCTGGCGCAAAGTGCGCAGGATTTTCGTCTACAACTGGGCGAACCTGGCTATCGTGGCAACCTGCGTGAACTGCTGGCGGACCAGCGTATTCAGCGGGCATTCTTACTGCTCGATGACACACTGGAACTGTGCTACGACGTGGCGAAACTGTCGCTCGGACGTTCGGCGCTATTGGACGCCGCGTTTGAGCGCGCCACGCTATATCGTGCCCGGTTGAAGCGCCTGAAAGAGATCAACCAGCCGGGATTCAGTTACTGGTATGAATGCACCTCGCGGCATTTCACCCTGGCACTGACACCGCTCTCTGTAGCGGATAAATTCAAAGAAGTGATGGACCAAAAGCCGGGCTGCTGGATCTTTACCTCCGCCACGCTGTCGGTAAACGACGATCTTCACCACTTTACTGCGCGACTGGGAATTGAGCAGGCAGAGTCGATGTTGTTGCCGAGCCCCTTTGATTACACGCGCCAGGCGTTACTGTGTGTACCACGCAATCTCCCGCAAACCAACCAACCGGGGGCGGCGCGTCAATTGGCCAACATGCTGCGACCCATTATTGAAGCCAATAATGGCCGCTGCTTTATGCTGTGCACCTCACACGCGATGATGCGCGACCTGGCGGAGCAGTTTCGCGCCACTATGACGCTTCCGGTCCTGTTGCAGGGGGAGACCAGCAAAGGGCAACTGTTGCAACAGTTTGTCAGCGCAGGGAATGCCTTGCTGGTGGCGACCAGCAGCTTCTGGGAAGGGGTGGACGTGCGAGGTGACACGTTGTCTCTGGTCATTATCGACAAGCTGCCGTTTACCTCACCGGACGATCCGCTGTTAAAAGCACGGATGGAAGACTGTCGTCTGCGTGGCGGTGATCCGTTTGATGAAGTTCAACTCCCTGATGCGGTGATCACGTTAAAGCAGGGGGTGGGGCGCTTGATTCGCGATGCAGACGATCGCGGCGTACTGGTGATTTGTGATAACCGCTTAGTGATGCGTCCCTACGGTGCGACCTTCCTGGCGAGTCTGCCACCGGCACCTCGCACACGTGACATTGCCCGCGCGGTTCGCTTTCTTGCCATACCAACGACAGAGTAA
- a CDS encoding YoaH family protein, with protein sequence MFAGLPSLSHEQQQKAVERIQELMSQGMSSGEAITQVAAEIRATHTGERIVARFEDEDEDE encoded by the coding sequence ATGTTTGCAGGTTTACCTTCACTCAGTCATGAACAGCAGCAAAAAGCGGTTGAGCGCATTCAGGAACTGATGTCACAGGGGATGAGCAGCGGGGAGGCGATCACTCAGGTCGCGGCTGAAATTCGCGCCACTCATACCGGCGAACGGATCGTGGCGCGTTTCGAAGACGAGGACGAGGACGAGTAA
- the pabB gene encoding aminodeoxychorismate synthase component 1, translating into MKTLSPAIITLPWRQDAAERYFSTISHKPWAMLLHSGHADHPHNRYDILVADPITTLTTRAEQTIVHDKDGITNTIDDPMTVLRSVLTSLDIQPDYNPNLPFQGGALGLFGYDLGRRFESLPNTAERDISLPDMAIGIYDWALIVDHQLKTVSLLSHTDVQARLNWLESQSTPTHKPFALTSAWQSNMSREQYGEKFRQVQRYLHSGDCYQVNLAQRFQAQYQGDEWLAFMRLNHTNRAPFSAFIRLEEGAILSLSPERFIQLENQQIQTRPIKGTLPRLDSPDADRLQAQTLANSPKDRAENLMIVDLMRNDIGRVAVPGSVKVPELFVVEPFPAVHHLVSTITARLPETLHATDLLRAAFPGGSITGAPKVRAMEIIDELEPQRRNAWCGSIGYLSFCGNMDTSITIRTLTAVDGQIYCSAGGGIVADSQEYAEYQETFDKVNRILHQLEN; encoded by the coding sequence ATGAAGACGTTATCCCCAGCAATAATTACATTACCCTGGCGTCAGGACGCCGCTGAACGCTATTTTTCGACTATAAGCCATAAGCCATGGGCTATGCTGCTGCATTCAGGCCATGCCGATCATCCGCATAATCGCTATGATATCCTGGTCGCCGACCCTATAACGACGCTGACCACACGTGCCGAACAGACCATTGTACATGACAAAGACGGTATCACGAACACGATTGATGACCCGATGACAGTGTTGCGCTCGGTGCTAACATCTCTGGATATTCAGCCCGATTATAATCCCAACCTCCCATTTCAGGGAGGGGCACTGGGTCTGTTTGGTTACGATCTCGGCCGCCGCTTTGAATCACTGCCAAACACTGCCGAGCGAGATATCTCGCTGCCGGACATGGCGATCGGCATTTACGATTGGGCGTTGATTGTCGATCACCAGTTGAAAACTGTGTCGCTACTCAGCCATACCGATGTACAGGCCCGACTTAATTGGCTGGAAAGTCAATCCACGCCAACGCATAAGCCTTTTGCGTTAACGTCAGCCTGGCAGTCAAATATGAGCCGCGAGCAGTACGGTGAAAAGTTCCGCCAGGTGCAGCGTTATTTGCACAGCGGTGACTGTTATCAGGTCAATCTTGCCCAACGCTTTCAAGCGCAATACCAGGGGGATGAGTGGCTAGCTTTTATGCGTCTCAACCACACTAACCGCGCCCCGTTCAGTGCGTTTATCCGCCTCGAGGAAGGCGCAATTCTTAGCCTGTCGCCGGAGCGCTTTATTCAGTTAGAAAACCAACAGATCCAGACGCGCCCCATTAAGGGTACGTTGCCACGATTAGACTCCCCTGATGCCGATCGCCTGCAGGCTCAAACGTTGGCGAACTCGCCCAAGGATCGAGCTGAAAACCTGATGATCGTCGATTTGATGCGTAATGATATTGGTCGCGTTGCCGTACCGGGTTCGGTAAAGGTCCCCGAACTGTTTGTGGTTGAACCCTTCCCTGCGGTGCATCATCTGGTCAGTACCATCACAGCCCGTTTGCCAGAAACTTTGCATGCAACGGATCTACTACGCGCCGCCTTCCCAGGTGGATCGATTACCGGAGCCCCGAAGGTGCGGGCAATGGAGATTATTGATGAGCTGGAACCGCAAAGACGCAATGCATGGTGCGGCAGCATTGGTTATCTTAGCTTTTGCGGCAATATGGATACCAGTATCACTATCCGCACCCTGACAGCCGTGGACGGACAAATCTACTGCTCTGCAGGTGGCGGCATTGTTGCGGACAGTCAGGAATATGCGGAATATCAGGAAACGTTTGATAAAGTGAATCGTATTTTGCACCAACTGGAGAACTAA
- a CDS encoding Slp family lipoprotein, with translation MAVQKQLMKGVLASVLALSLSGCVTIPDAIKGSSPTPQQDLVRVMNAPQLYVGQEARFGGKVVDIQNQQGKSRLEIATVPLDSGARPILGEASRGRIYADVNGFLDPVDFRGQLVTVVGPISGAVDGKIGSTPYKFMLMQVTGYKRWHITQQIVMPPQPIDPWFYGARGWRYGGYGGWGWYNPGPAQVQTIVTE, from the coding sequence ATGGCGGTTCAAAAGCAATTAATGAAAGGTGTGCTGGCAAGCGTATTAGCGTTATCGCTAAGCGGTTGTGTCACCATTCCTGATGCGATTAAAGGTTCAAGCCCAACGCCGCAACAGGATCTGGTGCGGGTAATGAATGCGCCCCAACTGTACGTCGGGCAGGAAGCACGCTTTGGCGGCAAAGTGGTGGACATTCAGAACCAGCAGGGGAAATCCCGACTTGAGATTGCCACTGTTCCTCTCGACAGCGGCGCACGCCCGATTCTGGGTGAGGCTTCGCGCGGGCGAATTTATGCCGATGTTAACGGTTTTCTCGATCCGGTGGATTTCCGTGGGCAATTGGTCACAGTCGTGGGGCCGATTAGCGGCGCGGTGGACGGTAAAATTGGCAGTACGCCGTATAAGTTCATGCTGATGCAGGTAACCGGTTATAAACGCTGGCATATTACTCAGCAGATAGTGATGCCTCCGCAGCCCATCGATCCCTGGTTCTACGGCGCGCGTGGCTGGCGATACGGCGGTTATGGCGGATGGGGATGGTACAATCCGGGGCCGGCACAGGTTCAGACGATAGTTACAGAATAA
- a CDS encoding RidA family protein, whose translation MTIVRIDAEDRLSDVVCHNNTLYYTGVPENLDANAFEQTANTLAQIDAVLEKQGSNKSRILDATIFLTDKSDFAAMNKAWDAWVVAGHAPVRCTVQAGLMNPKYKVEIKIIAAL comes from the coding sequence ATGACTATCGTGCGCATTGATGCCGAGGATCGTTTGTCTGACGTGGTTTGCCACAACAACACGTTATATTACACCGGCGTACCGGAAAACCTGGATGCTAACGCGTTTGAACAAACGGCCAACACGCTGGCGCAAATTGATGCGGTACTGGAAAAACAGGGTAGCAACAAGTCACGCATTCTTGACGCGACCATTTTCCTGACGGACAAAAGTGATTTTGCCGCCATGAACAAAGCCTGGGACGCATGGGTCGTTGCCGGTCATGCGCCCGTGCGTTGTACAGTACAGGCCGGGTTGATGAACCCGAAATACAAAGTCGAGATCAAGATTATCGCCGCGCTGTAA